The proteins below come from a single Aegilops tauschii subsp. strangulata cultivar AL8/78 chromosome 6, Aet v6.0, whole genome shotgun sequence genomic window:
- the LOC141025825 gene encoding uncharacterized protein encodes MDDFRNTTEHRFIDADGNTKLEVLYTNEPYKVEEILTLYEECLREDRTECAALKDFLRNKGIIFASADVRNDRDVLSNSYLKIPRECHIDLQEELMIKGGNLRDSMADLAGAVINKSYLSMKSSFPQGLHDYWEWKPLSLEHLKYATIDGYLSYELYRRVLSMKDMMHPRCLPDPGRR; translated from the exons ATGGACGACTTCAGGAACACTACTGAGCATCGCTTTATAGATGCTGATGGTAATACCAAGCTCGAGGTGTTGTACACCAACGAGCCCTACAAGGTGGAGGAGATTCTTACTCTCTATGAGGAATGTTTGCGTGAGGACAG GACGGAGTGCGCTGCTCTGAAGGATTTCCTTCGGAACAAAGGTATAATTTTCGCTAGTGCCGACGTCAGGAACGACAGGGATGTTCTCTCAAACAGTTACCTCAAAATCCCAAGAGAGTGTCACATCGACCTTCAAGAGGAGCTCATGATCAAAGGAGGCAATCTAAGGGATTCCATGGCAGATTTGGCAGGAGCCGTCATAAACAAATCTTACTTGAGTATGAAGTCGTCTTTTCCACAAGGTCTGCATGACTACTGGGAATGGAAGCCGCTTTCTCTTGAACACCTGAAATATGCGACAATT GATGGGTATCTCAGCTACGAGCTCTACCGCCGAGTTCTGTCTATGAAGGACATGATGCATCCTCGTTGTCTTCCCGACCCCGGACGCCGTTGA